The following coding sequences are from one Selenomonas sputigena ATCC 35185 window:
- a CDS encoding thiamine phosphate synthase, with the protein MGFSVSDMTLRSHLAVTAYLVIGPRDTKGRRVGEIVKAAVCAGFTAVQLRAKEESAREQIALLGEAARAIEAAGAAASVPLLVDDRLDVALAAREMGVAVAGVHVGQKDVPAHICRRLLGEAAIVGLSAHPQDLPRLAPEDLAAADYIGTGPLHATASKPDAGIEADGSFRTRSLAEIAAFAQKSPVPVIVGGGVKAADLPAIKATGAAGFFVISAVAAAADAEGAAREMVARWRDEVIF; encoded by the coding sequence TTTCCGTGAGCGATATGACTTTGCGCTCGCATCTCGCGGTCACGGCGTATCTCGTCATCGGGCCTCGTGATACGAAGGGGCGGCGTGTCGGCGAGATCGTCAAGGCTGCGGTGTGCGCGGGCTTCACAGCGGTGCAGCTTCGCGCGAAGGAGGAGAGCGCACGCGAGCAGATCGCGCTGCTCGGCGAGGCGGCGCGGGCGATCGAGGCGGCCGGCGCGGCAGCAAGCGTGCCGCTTCTCGTCGACGATCGGCTCGACGTCGCGCTCGCGGCGCGCGAGATGGGCGTTGCCGTCGCGGGCGTGCATGTGGGGCAGAAGGACGTGCCCGCGCACATTTGCCGCCGCCTTCTCGGGGAAGCGGCGATCGTCGGCCTGTCGGCGCATCCGCAGGATCTGCCTCGGCTTGCGCCTGAGGATCTGGCGGCTGCCGACTACATCGGCACGGGTCCCTTGCACGCGACAGCGTCAAAGCCCGACGCCGGCATCGAGGCGGACGGCAGCTTCCGCACGCGCAGCCTGGCGGAAATCGCCGCCTTCGCCCAAAAGAGCCCTGTGCCCGTGATCGTCGGCGGCGGCGTCAAGGCGGCGGATCTTCCCGCCATCAAGGCGACGGGCGCCGCCGGCTTCTTCGTGATCTCCGCCGTCGCAGCGGCGGCAGATGCAGAAGGT